The Pseudomonas sp. MPC6 nucleotide sequence CTGCCGGGTTCTGGCGAATGGTTTCTTCCTGTTTGCCGATCATCTCGAACAAACCGTTCAATGCCTGCTCGGTTACATAGCTTTCGATGTTGGCATTTTTCGCATCCACTACACCCAGCGTTGCAGCCTGGCCCGCGAACGAGTTGTACTGCTTGGCCAGGCCAACCTGGTCGGTGGCTTGCTTGACGATCGGCAGGAACTTGACGCGGATCTGTTCGCGACTGGTTTTGCTCAGGTACTGCGTGGCCGAGTCATTGCCGCCGCTGAGAATTCCTTTGGCATCCTCCACGCTCATCTTCTTCACCGCGTCCACCAGGATCGGCTGGGCCTGGGTGACGGCGGTTTCCGCCGCCTTGTTCATGCTGGTTTCCAGTTGATCGACCTGGGCGCCCATGCCGAACTGTTTCATTTTGCTGGCGACCTTGCCCAGGTTGCCCGGCAATTCGATTTTCACCTCCGGGTTGTTGCTGAAGCCGCCAGGCGTGCCCAGCTGCTTCACGGCCAGTTGCGCGCCCTGGGTCAGGGCATCTTTCAGGCCGCCGGTGGCGTCCTTTTGCGACAGGTCGCTGAGCGACAGCGCCAGGGCGCTGGCGCAGAACATCAAACCTGCGCACAGGCCGGCGAGACGAAGGGTAGGGCGGAGCATGGTGGCTTCCTTGTTCGAAAAAATTAGCGGACGGCGTGGACGCGGACTTTCAGCGATTGCGGGTCGCTGCCATCAAGCTGTACGGCGTGTTGAGTGGTGGTGGTATACATCAGTTTGCCATCCACCTCGATCCGCGCGCTGACCGAATATTGATGGCCGGGTTGGACCTGGGCCGGATCGTAGCTCAGTTGAAACGGCAGCGGCACCTGGCCTTTGACCGGGCCTTTCTGTTCGTCGAGAACCACGGCGGGGGCGTCGGCCAGGGACACGTCCTGCAGGCTGACGCTCAAGGTGGCGTTCGGCGGCAGGGCGATGCGTTGCAGGTAATATACTTCGCCTTCGAGGCTGGGTTTAGCGGCAGGTTGTATCAACTGACAGGCACCCAGCAAGGTGGCGATGGCCAATAGAGAAAGTTTTTTCATCGTAAATCTCCGTATTTAAGGCGCCAGAAGAAGATGACGCCTGTGGGAATTTAGTCGGTCTTTGCCGGGTCCGCGACCTGATCCGCCGCATCTTCACTGCGATGCAGCGCGACCTGCCGGATCGATAAACGAATTTCCGCCGGCAACACCCTTTTTGCTGCGCCTTCGGCCAGCTCACCGAGCAGTTCGTGATAGCCCAGCTTGCCGGCTTCATCGCGCTTGAGCACGTCGAGGTCGAGCAGGGTCTGGATGAAGTGGCGGAACAGGCTCTTGTCGAAGAATTCCGGGGCGTTCAGGCCATGCAGGATCGACAGGCGCTGGGCCATGACCGTGCACAGGTCTTCCAGTTCTTCGGCAGTGATGCTGTTCTGGCCGCTGTTGAGCAGCAGGGACACGGTCATGTAGAAGCGTTGCAGGGTCTGGGCGATGCTTTTCGACAGCAGGGTCAGCAGCACGAAATGCCGTGAGCTCGGTGCCGGACGCAGGTAGACGTCGTTCTCGAAGCGCAGCAGACCTTGTTCGACGAACGCCTCGAGCCACTGATCGATTACCGCATCCAGTTCTTCCAGCGGCCAGCGAATGAACAGCTCCGCTTGCAGGTACGGATACAACGCGCGGCTATAGCGCAGGATCTGCTCGCGGCTCATGCGCGACGCGCTCTGGAAGAAGCTCGCCAGCAATGATGGCAGGGCGAAGATGTGCAGCACGTTGTTGCGGTAGTAGGTCATCAGGACGGCGTTCTGCTCGTCCAGGTATAGAATCTTGCCCAGGGCATCGCTCTGCTCGGACAACAGGTTCATGTCTTTCACATGCTCGATCAGCGCCCGGCCGTCACCTTCCGGCAGGGTGGTGTGCGGCGAGTACGGGACTTTGCGCAGCAGCGCCAGGTACAGGTCGAGTACCCGCGCCATGGCGCGATCATCCAGGGCCAGGCGGCTGGTGGACAGCAGCGCCAGGGCCACCAGGTTGACGGGGTTGATCGCCGCGGCTTCGTTCAGATGCTGCGCGACTTTCTGACCGAGACGGTGGGTGGTTGCGTTGAGCCAGGCGGGTTTGAACTGCGGGCCTAGTTCCTGCTGGCGCCAATCAGGCTGTTCGCTGTCGAGGAATTGCGCCAGTTTGATTGGCTCGCCGAAGTTCACCGCCACCTGGCCGAAACGCTGCTTGAGCGCACCGATGACGTTGAAAATGTCGAAGATCGATTCTTTCTTCTTGCTCGCGCCACGCAGTTCGCCGAGATAGGTCCGGCCTTCCAGCACGCGCTCGTAACCGATGTACACCGGGATGAATACGATCGGCATCCGCGACGAACGCAGGAAGCTGCGCAGGGTGATCGCGAGCATCCCGGTTTTTGGCTGCAACATGCGTCCGGTGCGCGAGCGACCGCCCTCGACGAAATACTCGACCGGGAAGCCTTTGGTGAACAGGGTGTGCAGGTATTCGTTGAACACCGAGGTGTACAGCGGGTTGCCCTTGAAGGTGCGGCGCATGAAGAATGCACCGCCGCGCCGCAACAGGCCGCCGATCAGCGGCATGTTGAGGTTGATCCCGGCGGCGATGTGCGGCGGGGTCAGGCCGTTGCGGAACAGCAGATAGGACAGCAGCAGGTAGTCGATGTGGCTGCGATGGCACGGCACGTAGATCACTTCGTGACCCTGGGCGACGTTCTGCACGCCTTCGATGTGGTTGACCTTGATCCCGTCGTAGATCTTGTTCCAGAACCAGCTCAGCACCACTTCCAGGAAGCGGATCGCGGTGTAGGTGTAGTCCGAGGCGATCTCGTTGCCGTAGCGCAGGGCCTGGGCCTTGGCTTTCTCCGGGGAGATGTTCTCGCGCTCGGCTTCGTCGAGGATCGCTTGCTTGACCAGTGGCTGATTGAGCAGACCCTTGACCAGGTTGCGCCGGTGGGAGATGTCCGGGCCGATGACCGCCGCTTTGAGGTTGCGGAAATGCACCCGCAGAATCCGCTGGGCCATGCGCACGGTGCGCTCGTGGCCCTTGTTGTGATCGATCAGCTCGCGCAAGTTGATCGGCGCCGAAAACTGCACGCGGGTCTTGCGCCCGAGCACGATGATGCTGAGCAACCGGCGCAGGCGCCCGGTGACCGCCCAGCTGTCGGCGAACAGCAGTTTCCACGGGCTCGATTCGCTGTCCGGCGACTGACCCCAGAACACGCTGACCGGAATGATTTGCGCGTCTTCGGCGGCGTTCTGGCTCAGCGCGCTGACCAGACGGGTCAAGGTCGGTGGCGCCCCGCGTTTGTCCTGACGTCCAAGCCAGTCGGGCGCTGGTGTCAGGTAGAAGAACGCGGCGGGTTCTGCAAGATTGCCCACCGAGACCGGCAGCACCGGGCGTGGCAAACCGGCCTTGCGGCACTCGGTGTCGACCACGGCGAGGTCGGTCAGCGAAGGATTTTGCAGGACGTAGAACACCGGACGGCTGCGGTCGAGGTTGAGGGTGAGCGACGATTGGTTGATCGTCTCCGAGCGAACCCAGAGGTACAACAGTCGGCGCAGGGTGCCAAACACAAGACGACGGAGCGGGGAACGGGTCATACGACTTCTGCGTGAGTGGTTGAAACCGAGCAAATGCTCGGGCGGCCGATAGTGTGCCGTATTCGTCGAAAATCGGCAAAAAAGCGGCTAAGTAAAGTTGAGTTGAGAGATTTCGTGACTGTCATATACTCGCCGCTCAACAATAAAAACAAGGGGGTACCGATTCATGGCTACGCGCGAAACCGGCAATGTGAAGTGGTTCAACGACGCCAAGGGTTATGGCTTCATCCAGCGCGAGGACGGGGTGGACGTGTTCGTGCACTACCGCGCGATCCGCGGGGAGGGGCACCGTTCGCTGGCGGAAGGTCAGCAGGTGGAATATGCGGTGGTGACCGGCGAGAAGGGCTTGCAGGCTGAGGATGTGGTGGGGTTGTAATCCACTCTTCAGATCACCCAAAACCCTGTAGGCGCTGGCTTGCCAGCGAACGCGGTGTGTCAGGCATACCGCGTCGCCAGGTTCGCCAGCAAGCCGGCTCCTACAGGTTTGCTGTGTTGCGGGTTAGGCGGTTTTCCAGGTGATTTCTTCTTCACCGTCGGCGCTGATGCGCATCCAGCGGTCCGCCGTTTCTTCACCTTCTTCTTCGACCCACGTCCCGGGCGCGCAACGCACTTCGACGTTCAGCGCGGCGAAGGCTGCGCGGGCGCAGGCGATGTCGTCTTCCCACGGGGTCTGGTCGCTGTCCAGGAACAGGCTGTTCCACTTGCCCACGGCTTTCGGCAGCCAGGTCACCGGTACATTGCCGGCCTTGCACTTGTAGGTCTGGCCTTTCTTGACCCATTCACTGCACTGGCCCAACGCCTCGCTAAGCCAGTCTGCGACGGCTTTGTAGTCGACGTCGGCGTCTTTCAGGTAAATCTCGATATCGGGTTGGCGCATGGATGTCCTCACTGCGGTCTGAAAAATCCATTCGCGGATTTAGCCGGCCTCGAGCTGTTGCTCGAGACCCAAAATTATTGAAGTACGAAGTAATCGTAGCGCATCGAAACAGTGACCTCGAAAGGCTCCACTTGCTCAATGACCGCCGCCCGGCGTTCAGCACTGGCGCGCCAGCCGTGGGGCGTCATGGCGAGCAGGTTCGCGCGGTCCTGACCCTTTTCCAGGGTCAGTTTGAATTCCAGGGTCTCACTGTGTTGCAGCGTCATGCCTTCCGGCACCAGGGCCAGATGCTTGTCGTCGGTGTACTCACGGACTTCGTCGTAGAGGCTTTCGCGCAATTCCATCAGATGGCCGCGAGTCGGCCCGACTTTCATCAAGCCGCCGCCAGGGCTGAGCAGGCGTTTGGCTTCTTCCCAGTCCAGCGGGCTGAAAACGCTCGCGAGGAACTGGCAACTGCCGGACGCCAATGGCACCCGCGCCATGCTGGCGATCAACCAGGTCAGTTGCGGATTGCGTTTGCAGGCACGTTTGACCGCTTCGCGGGAGATGTCCAGCGCGTAACCATCGGCGTTCGGCAAGGCCTCGGCAATTTGCGCGGTGTAGTACCCCTCGCCACAGCCGATGTCCAGCCAGCGCTGCGGCGCATACCCGGCAGCCAGCTCCGCCAGACGCTTGGCCACCGGCGCGTAATGGCCGGCATTCAAGAAGTCGCGGCGGGCTTCGACCATTGCCAGGTTATCCCCGGGGTCGCGGCTGTTTTTGTGCTGCACCGGCAACAGGTTCAGGTAACCCTGGCGTGCGCGGTCGAATCGATGCCCGGCGGGGCAGGCCACGCCGTTGTCCACCGCGTTCAGCGGTTCGCTGCAGATCGGGCAGGCCAGCATCAGGCGAGCAACTTGATCAGGGTCTGGTAGTAGATGTCGGTCAGCACGTCGAGGTCGGCGGCCAGCACGCGCTCGTTGACCTGATGGATCGTCGCGTTGACCGGGCCCAGTTCAACCACTTGCGTGCCCATGGTCGCAATGAAACGTCCGTCGGACGTGCCACCACTGGTAGAGGCTTTGGTGGCGCGACCGGTGACGTCCTTGATGCTCGACGCGACGGCATCCAGTAGCGCGCCCGGCTCGGTCAGGAACGGCAGGCCGGACAGCGCCCAGTCGATGTGCCAGTCCAGGCCATGCTTGTCGAGGAGATCGGCAACGCGCTTTTGCAGGCCTTCGACGGTCGACTCGGTGGAGAAGCGGAAGTTGAACACGGCCACCAGGTCACCGGGGATCACATTGGTCGCGCCGGTGCCGGAATTGACGTTGGAGATCTGGAAGCTGGTCGGCGGGAAGAAGTCGTTGCCGTGGTCCCAGTGCTCGGCGGCCAGTTCGGCCAGCGCCGGTGCGGCGAGGTGGATCGGGTTCTTCGCCAGGTGGGGATACGCGACGTGACCCTGCACTCCGCGTACGGTCAATTTGGCGCCGAGGGAGCCGCGACGACCGTTTTTGACTACGTCACCGACCAACGTGGTGCTCGACGGTTCGCCGACGATGCACCAGTCCAGGCGTTCCTTGCGGGCGGCGAGGCGTTCGATCACCGCCTTGGTGCCGTGATGGGCCGGGCCTTCTTCGTCGCTGGTAATCAGGAACGCGACCTTGCCCTTGTGATCCGGGTAGTCGGCGACGAAACGCTCGGCTGCCACCGTCATGGCGGCGAGGCTGCCTTTCATGTCCGCCGCGCCACGGCCGCAGAGCATGCCGTGTTCGTCGATCAGCGCGTTGAACGGGTCGATCTGCCAGGCGGTGACCGGGCCGGTCGGCACGACATCGGTGTGGCCGGCGAAGCACAGCACCGGGCCGTCGTGTTTGCCGTGGGTCGCCCAGAAGTTATCCACATCTTCGATGCGCATCGGTTCCAGCGCAAAACCGGCATCGCCCAGGCGCTGCATCATCTGCTTCTGGCAATCAGCGTCGACCGGCGTCACGGATGGACGGCGGATCAGGTCGATGGCGAGTTGAAGGGTCGGCGAAAGGTCGGCGTGGGCCGTCATGGAAAACTCCGGAAAACTTGAATATGGGCGCGGTCTTAATGTGGGAGCGGGCTTGCTCGCGAAGCTTTTGACGTCAGTGATGACGCCTTCGCGAGCAAGCCCGCTCCCACAGGTATTGAGTTCGGCCGTTAAACCGAGTCCCGCCAAGGCCTGCAAAATGGCGGTTATCTTAAAGCAAAACGGCGACCATTGGCCGCCGTTTAGTGCATCCGCAGCGATTTAGACCGCTGGTAGCGGCTCGGCTTCGACCGAAGGTTTCGGCAGCGAAGACAGGAACGCCATGATCAGCGCCGCCAGGTAAGGCAGCGACTGCACCAGCAGCATGGTCACCCAGAAGCGCATGTCGTTGCTCGGCATGCCGTTCACCAGGAAGATCCCCAGCGCCGCACCCCACAACAGCAGCATGATGAACACTTCTTCCCGCGCCTCGGAGATGGCCACCCAGAAACCGTGGTTATCGGCGTTTTTCGGGGTGCGGAAGAACGGAATGCTGCTGGTGAAGAAGCCGTACAACACCGCCTTGGCGATGGTGTGCGACAACGCCAGCCCGGCCAGTGCCGCGCAGAAGGCATCCTTGAGGTTGACCCCCACCGCACGACGGTAGAGGAAGATGATCTTGCCGACCTTGAACACAAACAGCGCCAATGGCGGGATCGCGAAAATCAACAATGGCGGATCGACCCGTTGCGGCACGATGATCATCGCCGCCGACCACAACAGCGCACCGACGGTGAAGAAGATGTTCATGCCGTCCGCCACCCACGGCAACCAGCCCGCGAGGAAGTGGTAACGCTGGCCACGGGTCAGTTCGGTGTCCTTGCCGCGCAACAGGCTGGCGGTGTGACGCTTGATGATCTGAATCGCGCCATAGGCCCAGCGGAATCGCTGTTTCTTGAAGTCGATAAAGGTATCGGGCATCAGGCCTTTGCCGTAGCTGGTGTGGTAATACGCCGCCGACAGGCCTTTTTCGAACACGCGCAGGCCCAGCTCGGCGTCTTCACAGATGCACCAGTCGGCCCAGCCGAGCTCCTCGAGCACCGAGCGCCGGGTCATGGTCATGGTGCCGTGCTGGATGATCGCGTCACGGTCGTTGCGAGTGACCATGCCGATGTGGAAGAAACCTTTGTATTCCGCGTAGCAGAGCTTCTTGAAGGTGCTTTCGTTCTGGTCGCGGTAATCCTGTGGCGATTGCACCACGGCGATTTTCGGATCGGCGAAGTGCGGCACCATGTGCTTGAGCCAGTTCGGATCGACGCAGTAGTCCGAGTCGATCACCGCAATCACTTCGGCATCCTTGGCGGTGTGCGGAATCAGGTAATTCAGCGCGCCGCCCTTGAAACCGGCCAGCGGCGCGACATGGAAGAACTTGAAGCGCGGGCCGAGGGTTTCGCAGTAATCGCGCACCGGTTCCCAGACCGCCGGGTCCTTGGTGTTGTTGTCGATGATCAGGACTTCGAAGTCCGGGTAATCGAGGTTGGCCAGGGCGTTGAGGGTCTGTTTGACCATCTCCGGCGGCTCGTTGTAGCAAGGGACGTGAATCGACACTTTCGGTCGGTAGTCCGAATCCCCCACCACCGGCAGGAATTCGCGCCGACGCTTGTGGGTCCAGACCGCTTCGGCCAGTTCGTGGGCCTCGGTCAGCAGCACGATAAACACCCCGAGCGCGCCGAGGCCGAGCAGGAAACCCACCGTCAGGCTGAACCAGGTGCTGTATTGCAGGCTGTAGTCGTAACCGATCCACACCAGTACCGAACCGCAGAGGAACGCGATGAAGGTCAGGAAGGTGCGACCGCGTTGGCGCAGGGCCGAGCCGTCGATCATCAACAGGGTCAGGGACAGCAGGGCCAATACCACCGAGCCGACAGCCAGCACCCGCCATTGCGGAATTGCGACGACCGGACCGTCGAAGTTGAATTTCTGCTGGCGTGCGGCGTTGAACACACCCCAATAAGCGCCTACCGAGCCTTCATCGCTGGCCTTCCAGGGCTGGTCAAACGCTTCGATGACGAAGTAGTTGAAACCCTGGCGGTTGAGCTTGTTGACCAGTGTACGCAGGTAAATCGCCTGGTCTGCCGGTGACGCATCGGCGCCGCCGCGCATACGGCCGTTGCTCGGCCAGCCGACTTCCGACAGCAACAGCGGTTTTTTCGGGAACATTTTTTTCAGGTCGCGGGCGCGGTCGAGCACGAACTGCCCGGCCTGTTCCATCGGCACATGCTCCCAATAGGGCAGGACGTGCGCGGCGATCAGGTCTACGTGCTTGGCCAGGCTGGGGTTTTCTTCCCAGACGTGCCACTGCTCGGAGGTGGTCACCGGCACTTTCACCGCCGCGCGCACGCGATCGAGGATAATGCTGAGCTCCGGGGCGGTAATTTCCTTACGGAAGATCGCCTCGTTGCCTACAACCACCCGGACCACGCTGCGCGAACTGTTGGCGATTTCGATCGCACGCGTGATCTCGCGCTCGTTACGCTCCTCGTCCGGGCTGATCCAGATGCCGAGGGTGACCCTCAGGCCGAATTCTTCTGCCAGTTTGGGAATGTTTCCCAGGGTGCCATCGACCGAGTACGTACGGATGTTGTCCGTCAGCTTGCTCAGGATCTCCAGATCGCGACGCATTTCATCGTCGGTCGGATACTGCTCTTTCTGCGGGTACTGGCCTTGCTGGAACGGCGAGTATGAAAAGCCGGAGATCTGTTCGGGCCAGTTGGGGGCGGTAACCGGGCGATTGATCAGCGCCCAGAAGCCGGTAAACAAGGCAGCGATGGCGAGCACCACCACCAGGTTGAGTCCAAATTTACGCGATGACATAGCTATTTCGGGTTCCAAAGGCTGTGGAACTAAGGACCGGTCGGCGAGCGCCAAGGGGCGCGCATCCTACACCGGGCATCGCCTGAGCGTACAGCTGACAGGGAAATGCCCTACGTTTGGCAATCCAACTCGGCTTAAGTTCTTTCGTTGCCCTTCGTAGGATGATTCCTGGTTCTGTGTAGCCTGAATGAAGAAATCAAGACGCCGTTCATAGCCCAAAGATGCTCTTGGCCGACTTCGGCCCTATAATGCGCGCCGGTTTTTGGGGTAATGGTCATGAGTACAGAAGATCCGCGGTTTGCTGGCATCGCCCGGTTGTATGGCATCGAGGGCCTGGAGCGCTTGCGCGCGGCCCATGTGGCGATCGTCGGTGTCGGCGGCGTCGGCTCCTGGGCGGCGGAAGCCGTTGCCCGGTGTGGCGTGGGCGAAATTTCGCTGTTCGACCTGGACGATGTCTGTGTCAGCAACGCCAATCGTCAGCTGCATGCGCTGGACAGCACGGTCGGCAAGCCCAAGGTCGAGGTGATGGCCGAGCGCCTGCGCGGGATCAACCCGGACTGCACGGTGCACGCGGTGGCGGATTTCGTCACCCGCGAGACCATGGCCGAGTACATCACGCCGAACATCGACTGCGTGATCGACTGCATCGACAGTGTGAACGCCAAGGCTGCGCTGATCGCCTGGTGCAAGCGGCGCAAGATCCAGATCATCACCACCGGCGGCGCGGGCGGGCAGATCGACCCGACGCTGATCCAGGTGTGCGACCTGAACCGCACGTTCAATGACCCGCTGGCGTCGAAAGTACGCTCGACCCTGCGCCGCGATTACAACTTCTCCCGCACCGTGACCCGCCATTACAGCGTGCCCTGCGTGTTTTCCACCGAACAGCTGCGCTACCCGAAACCGGACGGCAGCATTTGCTTGCAGAAGAGTTTTGTCGGCGAT carries:
- a CDS encoding DUF4197 domain-containing protein translates to MLRPTLRLAGLCAGLMFCASALALSLSDLSQKDATGGLKDALTQGAQLAVKQLGTPGGFSNNPEVKIELPGNLGKVASKMKQFGMGAQVDQLETSMNKAAETAVTQAQPILVDAVKKMSVEDAKGILSGGNDSATQYLSKTSREQIRVKFLPIVKQATDQVGLAKQYNSFAGQAATLGVVDAKNANIESYVTEQALNGLFEMIGKQEETIRQNPAAAATSLAKKVFGTL
- a CDS encoding YbaY family lipoprotein, which produces MKKLSLLAIATLLGACQLIQPAAKPSLEGEVYYLQRIALPPNATLSVSLQDVSLADAPAVVLDEQKGPVKGQVPLPFQLSYDPAQVQPGHQYSVSARIEVDGKLMYTTTTQHAVQLDGSDPQSLKVRVHAVR
- the plsB gene encoding glycerol-3-phosphate 1-O-acyltransferase PlsB, translated to MTRSPLRRLVFGTLRRLLYLWVRSETINQSSLTLNLDRSRPVFYVLQNPSLTDLAVVDTECRKAGLPRPVLPVSVGNLAEPAAFFYLTPAPDWLGRQDKRGAPPTLTRLVSALSQNAAEDAQIIPVSVFWGQSPDSESSPWKLLFADSWAVTGRLRRLLSIIVLGRKTRVQFSAPINLRELIDHNKGHERTVRMAQRILRVHFRNLKAAVIGPDISHRRNLVKGLLNQPLVKQAILDEAERENISPEKAKAQALRYGNEIASDYTYTAIRFLEVVLSWFWNKIYDGIKVNHIEGVQNVAQGHEVIYVPCHRSHIDYLLLSYLLFRNGLTPPHIAAGINLNMPLIGGLLRRGGAFFMRRTFKGNPLYTSVFNEYLHTLFTKGFPVEYFVEGGRSRTGRMLQPKTGMLAITLRSFLRSSRMPIVFIPVYIGYERVLEGRTYLGELRGASKKKESIFDIFNVIGALKQRFGQVAVNFGEPIKLAQFLDSEQPDWRQQELGPQFKPAWLNATTHRLGQKVAQHLNEAAAINPVNLVALALLSTSRLALDDRAMARVLDLYLALLRKVPYSPHTTLPEGDGRALIEHVKDMNLLSEQSDALGKILYLDEQNAVLMTYYRNNVLHIFALPSLLASFFQSASRMSREQILRYSRALYPYLQAELFIRWPLEELDAVIDQWLEAFVEQGLLRFENDVYLRPAPSSRHFVLLTLLSKSIAQTLQRFYMTVSLLLNSGQNSITAEELEDLCTVMAQRLSILHGLNAPEFFDKSLFRHFIQTLLDLDVLKRDEAGKLGYHELLGELAEGAAKRVLPAEIRLSIRQVALHRSEDAADQVADPAKTD
- a CDS encoding cold-shock protein — encoded protein: MATRETGNVKWFNDAKGYGFIQREDGVDVFVHYRAIRGEGHRSLAEGQQVEYAVVTGEKGLQAEDVVGL
- a CDS encoding putative RNA methyltransferase, giving the protein MLACPICSEPLNAVDNGVACPAGHRFDRARQGYLNLLPVQHKNSRDPGDNLAMVEARRDFLNAGHYAPVAKRLAELAAGYAPQRWLDIGCGEGYYTAQIAEALPNADGYALDISREAVKRACKRNPQLTWLIASMARVPLASGSCQFLASVFSPLDWEEAKRLLSPGGGLMKVGPTRGHLMELRESLYDEVREYTDDKHLALVPEGMTLQHSETLEFKLTLEKGQDRANLLAMTPHGWRASAERRAAVIEQVEPFEVTVSMRYDYFVLQ
- the dapE gene encoding succinyl-diaminopimelate desuccinylase, which produces MTAHADLSPTLQLAIDLIRRPSVTPVDADCQKQMMQRLGDAGFALEPMRIEDVDNFWATHGKHDGPVLCFAGHTDVVPTGPVTAWQIDPFNALIDEHGMLCGRGAADMKGSLAAMTVAAERFVADYPDHKGKVAFLITSDEEGPAHHGTKAVIERLAARKERLDWCIVGEPSSTTLVGDVVKNGRRGSLGAKLTVRGVQGHVAYPHLAKNPIHLAAPALAELAAEHWDHGNDFFPPTSFQISNVNSGTGATNVIPGDLVAVFNFRFSTESTVEGLQKRVADLLDKHGLDWHIDWALSGLPFLTEPGALLDAVASSIKDVTGRATKASTSGGTSDGRFIATMGTQVVELGPVNATIHQVNERVLAADLDVLTDIYYQTLIKLLA
- a CDS encoding glycosyltransferase, yielding MSSRKFGLNLVVVLAIAALFTGFWALINRPVTAPNWPEQISGFSYSPFQQGQYPQKEQYPTDDEMRRDLEILSKLTDNIRTYSVDGTLGNIPKLAEEFGLRVTLGIWISPDEERNEREITRAIEIANSSRSVVRVVVGNEAIFRKEITAPELSIILDRVRAAVKVPVTTSEQWHVWEENPSLAKHVDLIAAHVLPYWEHVPMEQAGQFVLDRARDLKKMFPKKPLLLSEVGWPSNGRMRGGADASPADQAIYLRTLVNKLNRQGFNYFVIEAFDQPWKASDEGSVGAYWGVFNAARQQKFNFDGPVVAIPQWRVLAVGSVVLALLSLTLLMIDGSALRQRGRTFLTFIAFLCGSVLVWIGYDYSLQYSTWFSLTVGFLLGLGALGVFIVLLTEAHELAEAVWTHKRRREFLPVVGDSDYRPKVSIHVPCYNEPPEMVKQTLNALANLDYPDFEVLIIDNNTKDPAVWEPVRDYCETLGPRFKFFHVAPLAGFKGGALNYLIPHTAKDAEVIAVIDSDYCVDPNWLKHMVPHFADPKIAVVQSPQDYRDQNESTFKKLCYAEYKGFFHIGMVTRNDRDAIIQHGTMTMTRRSVLEELGWADWCICEDAELGLRVFEKGLSAAYYHTSYGKGLMPDTFIDFKKQRFRWAYGAIQIIKRHTASLLRGKDTELTRGQRYHFLAGWLPWVADGMNIFFTVGALLWSAAMIIVPQRVDPPLLIFAIPPLALFVFKVGKIIFLYRRAVGVNLKDAFCAALAGLALSHTIAKAVLYGFFTSSIPFFRTPKNADNHGFWVAISEAREEVFIMLLLWGAALGIFLVNGMPSNDMRFWVTMLLVQSLPYLAALIMAFLSSLPKPSVEAEPLPAV
- the tcdA gene encoding tRNA cyclic N6-threonylcarbamoyladenosine(37) synthase TcdA; this translates as MSTEDPRFAGIARLYGIEGLERLRAAHVAIVGVGGVGSWAAEAVARCGVGEISLFDLDDVCVSNANRQLHALDSTVGKPKVEVMAERLRGINPDCTVHAVADFVTRETMAEYITPNIDCVIDCIDSVNAKAALIAWCKRRKIQIITTGGAGGQIDPTLIQVCDLNRTFNDPLASKVRSTLRRDYNFSRTVTRHYSVPCVFSTEQLRYPKPDGSICLQKSFVGDGVKLDCAGGFGAVMMVTATFGMVAATKAVDKIVAGVRRPADRVKPEV